The genomic window AATTCATTATACAGATGAATCCGCGCGTTTTTTGCCCTCGGACATCAGTCGTCAATCGCGATCCGATCTCAAGAGATAACGTTACTTATGTTACACAATATGTTAGCCACGAATACATCATTAGTAATCGTACATTATTTGTCATTGTTTATCTCGCTGTCCATTTCGTACCCGTTTTACGATTTACGGGCACTGCGAAATTAGGTCGTACCGTTCGCCTAACTTCATTAACTCTTTCATATCTCACATATGCAGTCATCGAGTCTCCGCAATTATTGTCGAATCGTGAGATCGCGTTGCGTTTGTGCGaaattattctatataaaaaaaaagtctagtCGCTTTAACCGATCGCTGGCGGAGCCCCCCGGTATCTCTATCGTTGAAATTTGAAACGAAACGATCGAATTTCTCGATGACCGTGCCGCTTATCGGTCTAAGATCTCGTCCGGCCACGTCCGGAGCCTGGCTTCGCAGAATATACCATACGGATGGTGATGTCTCACGATATAGATACCGGGCAGAGAATACCGGCTCGGAAAGAGCGAAATTTTCTTCTGGGCCGCATTTCCGTTCGCGTACAATAGTGCCTTCGAGAAGAACTTGAACTTCCGGATTACTGTTATAAAAAGTTGCATTACTCATGCATTTCCAGACGATGCACAATAAAAGaaacgaaagaaagaaaagcatGAAACTGATAGCGCCGCGAATTTAAAAGTAGGATACGTTTAGAGTTTAGAGGATCGCTTAGGGAGAAACTCTCGTAGAGCAAGCCGGTCGGTCTTCGGGATTGCTAAGCGGGACTGACGATAATGGATAAATTACCAAGTCCAAGCCTTTCGTTGAAGATATAATGCcacatattttttcaaactcCGAAACACGGAGCCGCCTGGATCAGCAGAAGTAGCTTCGGGGAAGAGATCCTCGAGGCGAGGACGGGAGACACACCAGTCCATGTGGCTTCGCAGATCCATATTGAGCGCATCGCGCACGTCgactgtaaataaattaaaaaaaaataaataaaagggatgcatatacttatatatagatatacacGTACGCTTATACACACAAATTGCAAACGAACGCCGGCTTAGGGACTCGGAAGAGAGTGattataattcataatatcGGTATGCGAGGGCCTCGAGAGAGGCCATGAGATGAGTGTGATAATGTATGTACTGTATGACGCGTGTAGGATGGCTTTTGCGAATGCGGGCGCGTAGTTGTAACGTTTgtgaatacataaaataaaacgacCAAAAAAACCGATCTTCGGAGTTCTTCGTATCGTACATTCTTCCTCCATCATATGGATCCTGGGGAGCACAATTATGAtgattatttgcaaaaaaactgaattttaaacACTTGTCTCCTCGGGAACACTTAAATTGCAATATATCCAGTTTTGTATCATCAACACGTTTATATTGCTTTGTATACTGTTTTTTTATCCTGTTTATCCACGAGAAGCaagtttatttcattttaaatatgttgtgttctgaaaaaagtttatttcacatttaatttataacggcagttgttatttactattatcgataataataaaatgttattgctGTAATATTCTTGAACgcatttttatatacatgagAAACTACGTTTAAAATGTGTTTTCTTGAGTTCAGAAAAACTATATAAGAAAGATACAAGTTTTTGTCATGATTGCATCATGTTGCCATTTGAAATAGCCAGCAaccaatgtttttaaaaatattttttaatattaaagacattttcaaaaacgttaaaaataatgagtttATAGTTTAaaggataatttttaacatttggataacatttcaacatttgaaaaaaatgtattctttaatatcgagtaaatgttttaaaaatattttaaaaacatttatttcatattaataagatgcttttttaagaaactttaaattaactaaaataatatttgaaattgtaagaatacaattaaattagtatttttaataaatataaaaatttttctgcaaaGAAGAGATATGTGTGCAAAGACCTTAATCTTGCAAAGACCTTaatctataagaaaaaaatgagttaAAAACTGAaacgaaaaaattgtttaaaagactaaagattaacagaaaaatcaaaagatttaatttatagcGCTTCTGGTTTATGTTTGCGTattataaaaagcaaaaatgtaGGCCAAAGTACTATTCTTGTATTTCGCTGTATCTACAGGGATAAACTTTCAAACTTTTAGAGAGGATGAGAGATGAGAGGATGAGAGATGAAACGAACGCAAGGCGGTATTTTGAGCTTAGAATATAAAAACCtcgattataatataaataatttatttaaaaaacatgctTAAATCAAAAGTaagtatcaaaaatatcatagtatcaaaaatattttgatattacaacaattaaatgaaatttgaaTAATCTTGTCTTATCCTAACCTAAGTGCTTTGTTTTGttttacttacattttttaCGTTGAGTTTAAAACACGTACAAAAGCATTTTCTTCTTAATCTTAAATAACTTCTTTTTTGTGAATTTGTTTTCCGTAGAGAAGCAACGCTTGGTGTGTTCCATCATTCGACAGCGAGCCTGTAAACAAACCCCCAGTGAAGCGTACTTCTACAGTGGAATTGGATAGTACTCTGTCCGACAGGTCGTttagacaaaataatttcaaaaggaGGAAACATGAGACAAGCTTGTCAAAGCTACTTCAGGCCTGCGAGCCCCAGAAGCCCTCTGAATTGGGGATCAGCAGACAGAAACAGAATGAGATCTCCAACTGGCTTCAAGGCAGGGCGATGAAGAAACAATCCATGTTGATCCTCTCTGGTCCTTCGGGCTGTGGTAAAACTGCAGCCATAAAATTGCTCGCCAAGGAAAACGGTTTTGATGTCATAGAGTGGATCACACCAATGGATCCAGCTGAAGATGAAAATAGTAACAGTCCTCATTTCACAAACTTGAGCTCATAATATGTAGTCATCATAGTTTAATCCTTAATTCTCTGTCTGCAATCCGAATCTTTTTTTGGCacaagcaaaattttatttaaaatttcacaatttttattaaataaaggttttaacatttgaattgaaaaaactGTTTCATAATATAATAGCGATGAAAAATGATCCTGAATTTTTCCAGATTTTTAAAAGTCTAGAGCAGTAAAAAAGTTTGGATCAGACAGAAAAAACTCAGGTTGCAGgcgaaggaaataaaaatataactacaAATGTTAACTTTATTTTAGAACGTGTCATACGACAAGGAGATAGGTTTGAGGATCATCTGATACGCGCGACGCGCTATCGCACAGTACTGGGCAACTGTCACAAGCAATTGCTTCTTGTGAAGGATCTCCCGAATGTCTATCAGGAGAATTGCAAGAGTTTCTACGAACTCGTGGAGTGAGTACAGTTTTGTCCCTTTGTAACAAACTGTTTAAGCCCTGTTTAAACTATTGCGATATATCTTTCTTTACAAATATCTTTCTCtagaaaatatttccaattaggaAGAGAACCTGTGATATTTGTTTGCACAGAGACCAACAATTCAAGACTGATGCAGACTTTATTTCCACCTGACATAATAAAGAAGTTTGGCATTGATCACATCAAGTGAGTTGATtgtaattctgaaaaaaattaatgtctattttcaacaatatagattaattttaatcttggattaatttatttttctttacctttgttaaattttacattaatcaataatttattttatatacagtgTAAACGCAGCTACTTTGCCCGCGATGAAGAACGTATTGAATCGAGTGTCTAGTACATTGAATTCCATCGCTGGTAACATGCTTCATGTCTCTTCGGGACACATCAACGAGATACTATCAAATAGCATCGGCGATTTGCGCAGCGCCGTTCTAAATCTAATTTTCATTTCTCTCAAAGGTATACACACTGATAATTGAACCAATAAGCATAAGTCTGCATCGtttctattattattagtgCCCGAGCGACACGCGAAGAATGAGTGTGGGATAAGGGAGGAGACTTTGGGTCTACTACATGGTGTCGGAAGAGTCACGTTtccaaaaagtataatttaaatgttacttCCAGATTTGTCGCATTTCCTCGTGATTTAtcatatctaattttaatatttaatttcagagGAATCAAATGGCAAGTTCGTACACGATCCCGAGGAAATAGCGGCATTCTTCCAATCGCAGTCAGTAGTGTTCGTCCGATTCCTCCAGGAGAATTATTTGAATACCATAGGAACTATAGAGGACATAGATATAGCGTCTGATATATTGAGCCTATCTGATGTTCTGAATTCTGAATGGCGcgtaagttttattaaaacgtcacttttgtcataaaatgattattactatcattatatttttacaaatattatggcAGGATCAAAATTTGAGTAAAGTTGCATTATCGTACTGTATCCATGGCCTGATGCTGGCGAACAAAAAGCCTGTAGCTGGCTGGAATCCGGTGAGAAAACCGCGGGACGATTATGGTAAAATGTAAACATcgtgatatttattattaaaaaattatttttattgtaattaattatagttaagtatattttatattttgacgcaTATATTTGCAGACGAAGATGCTTGGTAACGGCAGAAATGCACtgttatgaaaatttaattaagaaatccACTTCAAAGGAGACAGAAGAGATGTTGGATGACAATGAAGAAACAATTATTGAAGACGACTAGGTGTTGAGCTATATACGAGATACTCCTTTCGCGATTCTTCCTCCATTTTATATGTCTATTTAAATTATGctagaaaataaaagtaattaaaagcaCTTTGCCTgttactattaattttaattataattattttaattgttattctttCTGTCTTGTCTTTTTGGCCTTTTGGATTTCTGGCTTCTTTGTACTACAGTACCACGTTTTTACGCGGCTATTGTCAGGGACCTTGGCCAGGAACAGAAATTCCAAGCCGCATGTTTTTCAAAGATACGAATTGAAAATTCGTATATGTGGGCATTCCCAGCAATTCCCAGGCAGCCCGCAATGCGAAATTGTGGAATTTAAAATGCGAAAAGTGTGACATAGTGCAGTAATAAAAAACGGAGGTGTAGCTGAAtacttttctccttttttctccACCGTCGATTCGAACACCTGTTCCATTTCAAGTGCAGAAAGTCCACTAGAGGGAAATTGCGTATGGTCGCTAGGTTATGTCCGAGGTCCGAGCTATTTCCGTTTTACTTGACTAGTCGCACGTGCATCGTGCGCACACAATATttcattttctcataaaaaaaaagagtactcTCGGTACCACTGCGttattagaaaatgtaaatgtctatattgaattaatttaatcattgtttaattgattaaaacaatttgtataaaGAATGAAAGTCACAAAGCCCACACGTGGACGAGGCGATATCGCCAGTGCATCGCCGCGAAAGAACGAAACGAAAACATCCAAGATTAAATCCAAGAAAGTCACAGAGACTAAAGACAAAAGTAAGAAAGCTTTAGTCATTGCTCAAGAAATCAAAATCGCCCGATTGCTGGCTAACAACGACAAGAAGGTTCGTGATCAGGTACTGAAAAGACTTAATAAATGGCTAACGGTGCGATCGCAGAGTTCGTTTGGTAAGTATTTGTAATGCATGTGGAACACTTAATTAATCCTGGTAACatattttctcagaatttttctgTATAATCTTAActctttagaaatttttatatgaattggaacacttttcatAAACAATGAGGAgagtttgcatttttttttcatctatgaattctaaaatatagaTCTTAAGATTTCtccttctataatttttaattgtataaaaattctgacAAAAATTTTCACCAAGAAACTTTAcagtacaatataaaaaaacagcTCTTTATTATTACAAGCATGGATACTCTTGTGCCTAAccactttttttacataaagtgattcaaaaaatttttataaatttataaacatactttcaagtttctagaacaaatgcttgtattttatttagactgtaatataatttattttttaacttttttcttaagataaaaaatttatataaaataaagaattataaaagaaaatatatatttctatataaaaaccaatatttcttttttatctcaataaacttaatttatgaataaaatattaaatttatttgaaaatccatattataattgttttaatttaacttaaattaatttaattttaatgtaatttttacctAATTAGATTTTGTTCatgaaactaaattaattttataaaataaactattaacttttttttaatttagaaaattccaTGCATTGCATATGAAATACTTGATTGTACTGTAAGGATTATCGCAAATGCTTTTGTGAACATAAACACCTTGTATCTTGGATCCTGATGTACAATACTCTATATTCCTTACAGTTTTTACAAAAACGGATTTTATGAGCCTGTGGAAAGGCCTCTTTTATTGCATGTGGATGTCAGACAAGATGCTGACCCAGGAAGAACTGGCGGAGTCACTCAGCAAACTTGTGCACTGTTTGAAATCAAAAGACACTATTGTACTTTACACTAGCTGCGCTTTGCAGACACTCGCTACTGAATGGTTTGGCATAGATCAATACAGACTGGACAAATTCTCCATGGTACTTTATTTGAAATATGTTTCATGaaacatatatacaaaaaaaatatctgaataTTTGAATGTGATATGGGAGttgattgtgtatcatgtaactagagtgaaaattacaaaaatgagcAAATTCACTAGGTGTTGatcaatgaaattataaatactttagtaaatttgttcacctttgtcattttcactctagttacatgatacacaatcgaccccatGATCTGATTGCTTCTGTTCACTTGCAGTTAGTCAGAAGAATTCTTCGTCAAACGTTTGTTATTTGTAAAAACCAATCATGGAATATGGAATGGGTGACAGATATATCACAGATATTTACACAACtctttttacatgtaaaaactGCTCAAGGATTTAATCTGCATGTGACGGAGATATATATGGAGGAGCTTGCCAAGgtatttgtatgaaataatagaACTTTAAATGATTTTGTCtcatttttaatgcaataatttaatttaataaagaattgtcTTTTATATTATCACACAGATTAGTAATGGAAATGTACCGGAGAATGTGGTCCACGAATTTATTAAACCGTTCGCCGTGTATTTAATAACCACAGATGACGAACGACAGATGAAACATATCATGCGGCACATTTTTAGACATCTGATATTCCAATCTGATATCGGTATGGACTACACAGAGAAATTCAAAGCTTGGAGAACCGtaagtatatatgtaaaatttacaaaactgTACTCTAGAAAATGTGATATAATATACCGCATTCTTACTTCAAAgataacaatttcaaaaatttagtttctGGGAAAGGAGGAAAAATAAATAGTCGATGTTATTTGATTGGTCAATAATTTTCtgtcaatttgaaaaaataagttttcCTTATTTCTGGggaactgaattttttttagttcccatttgaaataaaaatatgatgtatcaatgcatttattaatttataattgtatttattttaaataggcTGGTTTTCCATGTGCGTATATAGATGATATGCAAAAGGAAGAGATATCCGATACGGAAGAAAATTCCGACAATGAAGATAAACAGTTATCTGAAACTGAGACTCAAAATGAAATCACAAATGAGAAGCCTTTAGATCCAAGGGCGGGTAGAGTGGATGTTGAACTACCGCAAATACCCTTTAACGCCGCAAAGATCGCCGAGTTGCTTTCAACTTATAAATTTCATCCCTCGTCAACGGCGAAATCTCGTAGACAGCTCGTGAGACTTATTCATgagtatgtattttattaaactaccCATTCACAGCTTGATTTGTTATACTTctaaataatgatatattttcaGGTTTACGGAATTGTCGCAGGGAAGGATGCCGCTTGGAGTAAAAAGAGTTAGAAAATCAACTTCTCAGAAAAAATACATGGATTCGAGAAAGGCCGCGGTGCGTCTCGTTCAGTTTGAGAAAGAATTGCTCTCCGATAAACCGAATAaaaagcgaaagagagaaagaaatgacAGTGCAGATCGAGTTTCTaccaataattcaaaaaatgaaaattcttCAGATTTAGAATTTGATACATATATAGGTGCCGATTCGAAAAGCAAGCTAACTGCTGCAACAAATAAGGCGAATAAAAAgcgaaaaatagaaaaaaatgatacagCAATTTGTGATCAAGTTTCTGTTAACAATTCGAAGTATGGATCTGCTGGTTTGAAAAGCAAACTAACAAATGCAACAGAAACCGCAAAAGCTAATTTGCGAAATGTAGATGTAAATACAGTGTCGCTTAATAAGAAACGGAAAAGAAGTGATTCCATGTGTAATATACCTAGCACTAAATCTGAAACTATTAAGACCAAGAAAAAGCTACAATTAGAaacttctaaaaaaaataaagctacaaaaattaaattaaataaaaaaagtaaaaaatctaTAGCAGACAAAAATGTagaacataaaacaaaaaaagcgATAATTTGTAAGGatcaaatatgtaataatacagATCAATGTACTTCTACCTCGCCAATTTCTAgtaaaaaagtttcattaaaagaaattaaagtttcattaaaagaaattaacaacAAATCTGTAGCTAAGAAAGCAATAACGAAAACCAAAATTACGCGCCAAAAGAAGCCactgaaaaatgtaaatattaattgaatattacattgttctataataatatattataaatttatatgtataatcatTTGTTGCCTTGTTGCAGGAACTAtgcaagaaaaagaaacaaactaatttaagtaattctccgatggaaaagaaaaaagtaatattcgGACTTTCTCGAAATACAGCGCAACATACATCTGAATACATCAAACAAGTCCGCAGAAGTCCAGGCATTCCGTTTGATGCAAATAAAAAGCCGTTGGCCAGCGTATTGAAAATGAATCCTATACCAAGTCCACTTAATCCATTTTACAAAAACTAATGCATAAAATgtgatttaaattaaactttcttATGAAATTGCTTGATAAGAAAACGAagcattttcaaataataaatgttggCTGTAAAAAAACGCTCTTTAGAATTGTACACGTTAATTGGATTTTATTACCAGTGCTTCTTCTGACAAATATAGTACTTGTCTTCTATCGAAGGTCAGCACGACTAATGTCTAGTTAAAATTCTTATCGATTTAAGTGTTTTGTAAAAAACTCCTGCTATTGAAGATATACATATGATTGtgtaataactaaaataaataagctCGCAGTTTATCtctatacatttattttaaattcatactGCTGAGTTGAATGGCACAAACGATAGCATAAATATGTACTTTCTAAATACGATTGTTATGCAATAGAAACAAAAGTTTTGTTGCACCATTAGtgaatattcatttattttcagtttaaaaCATTCTATTTGTGTTTTGTTATTGCATAACAATCATAGAACAAGATGCACAGATTTATACTGCCCAAATACATGTACAACTTAATACACCACATGTAACATTACAGTGGTTTTAAACATCATACACGCAGTAtatattgttacataaaatactCCGTGTATTATGTTGTTAATAATACACGTAACAACTTTAGATATTACACGCATTTCATATTATTACACGACAATCTAATTAACATTTgcacagaaaaattttaatacacattttaataataataatccgcTTAATTTGCCAATCTATAAGACACATAGAGTTAAAATAGATTATTACAATCAATTTATGATTCTAATTATACTTTTCGTTAGAGTTATATAAAagacaaatgattaattttttattaatatcgaaTACATGAGATCCAGGTACATTACaattgttatatacatataaagaaagtattttaatgTGTTTTACTATACGTACACACATCGTATACTGATCTTCTACAGCTATACTTACTGGATAAACCAACTCTCGTAAAACTATTTTgactgttttatatatatatatatatatatctctttgGCACGTGAATTCACTTTTAGTTATGCTCGATCGTTTGCATAATTAATCTACACTTTATCGAGAATATTaggaaaaataaagattttctaacatattatcaGTTACGAATTATGCAAATTACatgcgataaaaatatttcatcaaacACATTgcatcataaattatattacataacgTGAGGTATTCCTCAATGATTCGACTTTTGATGAAAtagtttctaattttaaaagaaatgctGAAATTAATATATGCGGATTTTCATACTCATTTAAAAATCATGTTAATTCAGGTCATCGAATTCATTATAAATTcgttagttacattaaaaaataaataaataatatgatgtaAAAGAcatcgaaatataaaaaattatatattgaatattataaagatatcttactaatatcttaatatttgcGTCCTTTCGAACAGAATAAtttcttaacattttattctattcttaAAAGTAACGAAGACATTTTAGATAAAGAGACATTTTATAGGTAAATGGACCATCTTGTGTGTACATTTGTATGTGTGCCTTAACATTCAATTCAACTTGTATCaacttttattagaaatttattgcagtaaaaattagtattttgttcaaaatgttattttgtcaGTAActctgaaaaatttatataatatacaacttACAAATATATAGAcatttatttggaaaaatattcctgttaaaaatgcatttttactttaatattaacacaaagCACCAATGTTTGTATATGTTTGTATGCTTGTGTGATTAGAAATGCGATCTTTacgtcttaaaaaaaaagtgtcataaatacatgattatattacagtaattaaaatataattcttgataGTGATTCAATTTGATTCTGCAAATTAAAACCAATAATACAGAAATATCacttgcaaatatttttcaatttagcgagaCAGTAGGATTTCTGTTATCAAATAACTATATGCTCCTATCTTTTATAAACTATCTGTTTTTAAAACGTTGCTACATTGAAACATAAATTAAGGATTATAATGGCGCAATTATATTGCAGCTAGTAATGGACTAGATATATCAAATCACATTACATGACTATCGAATCGTCGATTTTCGA from Solenopsis invicta isolate M01_SB chromosome 2, UNIL_Sinv_3.0, whole genome shotgun sequence includes these protein-coding regions:
- the LOC105199050 gene encoding cell cycle checkpoint protein RAD17 produces the protein MLKSKRSNAWCVPSFDSEPVNKPPVKRTSTVELDSTLSDRSFRQNNFKRRKHETSLSKLLQACEPQKPSELGISRQKQNEISNWLQGRAMKKQSMLILSGPSGCGKTAAIKLLAKENGFDVIEWITPMDPAEDENKRVIRQGDRFEDHLIRATRYRTVLGNCHKQLLLVKDLPNVYQENCKSFYELVEKYFQLGREPVIFVCTETNNSRLMQTLFPPDIIKKFGIDHINVNAATLPAMKNVLNRVSSTLNSIAGNMLHVSSGHINEILSNSIGDLRSAVLNLIFISLKVPERHAKNECGIREETLGLLHGVGRVTFPKKESNGKFVHDPEEIAAFFQSQSVVFVRFLQENYLNTIGTIEDIDIASDILSLSDVLNSEWRDQNLSKVALSYCIHGLMLANKKPVAGWNPVRKPRDDYGKIRRCLVTAEMHCYENLIKKSTSKETEEMLDDNEETIIEDD
- the LOC105199051 gene encoding ribosomal RNA processing protein 1 homolog: MKVTKPTRGRGDIASASPRKNETKTSKIKSKKVTETKDKSKKALVIAQEIKIARLLANNDKKVRDQVLKRLNKWLTVRSQSSFVFTKTDFMSLWKGLFYCMWMSDKMLTQEELAESLSKLVHCLKSKDTIVLYTSCALQTLATEWFGIDQYRLDKFSMLVRRILRQTFVICKNQSWNMEWVTDISQIFTQLFLHVKTAQGFNLHVTEIYMEELAKISNGNVPENVVHEFIKPFAVYLITTDDERQMKHIMRHIFRHLIFQSDIGMDYTEKFKAWRTAGFPCAYIDDMQKEEISDTEENSDNEDKQLSETETQNEITNEKPLDPRAGRVDVELPQIPFNAAKIAELLSTYKFHPSSTAKSRRQLVRLIHEFTELSQGRMPLGVKRVRKSTSQKKYMDSRKAAVRLVQFEKELLSDKPNKKRKRERNDSADRVSTNNSKNENSSDLEFDTYIGADSKSKLTAATNKANKKRKIEKNDTAICDQVSVNNSKYGSAGLKSKLTNATETAKANLRNVDVNTVSLNKKRKRSDSMCNIPSTKSETIKTKKKLQLETSKKNKATKIKLNKKSKKSIADKNVEHKTKKAIICKDQICNNTDQCTSTSPISSKKVSLKEIKVSLKEINNKSVAKKAITKTKITRQKKPLKNELCKKKKQTNLSNSPMEKKKVIFGLSRNTAQHTSEYIKQVRRSPGIPFDANKKPLASVLKMNPIPSPLNPFYKN